A single Altererythrobacter sp. BO-6 DNA region contains:
- a CDS encoding lipopolysaccharide biosynthesis protein, whose translation MATLAKGGRTNTLGFLIRLIGGIPFLFIGYRLYGVEDMGRFAAAFVVIEIFALICALGEKRGLAQRLTEGADEAGEAKVNLVFDGMLASLVVSALVASMLLMFPAIMFPNGMSGPADIWMVAAIPAFALTEILLAAQAYKYDIATTVRARAVVEPWTKSIAVIAFFYIPGMRESGLALAFLAAIYAAMLTALWSFVRTYGLPKAWRPRPRYLGNMALRALPLVGADVIERGTRLLDVFLLGQFTSERAVGIYFFAKEVASLPQKLKTSFEPILSPVVTKNLKIGNYSAIAAQVRQVGFWIIAVQVAIALALAIPGEAVMGLGGPAIVGGTGALALLLAAEVVASMAVVSESVLVYMARKRNLAISIGIIALQGALTVGLILATEALMLSEGFKAAGAAMALFLALGVSSLIKALLLKRLLKAPVGNWRWGLVWATGPAVVVGFLATLLPEWAELVFGIPAILLTYGYVIWHRGFGPEDRVLFRRNIGGDAA comes from the coding sequence ATGGCAACGCTCGCCAAGGGCGGCCGCACCAACACGCTGGGTTTCCTGATCCGCCTGATCGGCGGCATCCCGTTCCTGTTCATCGGCTACCGGCTCTACGGGGTCGAGGACATGGGGCGCTTTGCCGCCGCCTTCGTGGTGATCGAAATCTTCGCGCTGATTTGCGCACTTGGCGAAAAGCGCGGGCTGGCCCAGCGCCTGACTGAAGGGGCGGACGAAGCAGGTGAAGCCAAGGTCAATTTGGTGTTCGACGGGATGCTGGCGTCGCTGGTCGTCTCAGCGCTGGTTGCAAGCATGCTCCTGATGTTTCCGGCAATCATGTTCCCGAATGGCATGAGCGGCCCGGCGGATATCTGGATGGTCGCGGCAATCCCCGCTTTCGCGTTGACTGAAATCCTGCTCGCGGCGCAAGCCTACAAATACGATATCGCCACAACCGTGCGCGCGCGCGCCGTAGTGGAGCCGTGGACAAAGTCGATCGCGGTGATCGCCTTTTTCTACATTCCAGGGATGCGCGAAAGCGGCCTTGCGCTGGCTTTTCTCGCTGCGATCTATGCCGCGATGCTGACCGCGCTGTGGTCGTTCGTACGGACATATGGCTTGCCCAAGGCATGGCGCCCGCGCCCGCGCTATCTTGGTAACATGGCACTGCGCGCGCTGCCGCTGGTGGGTGCAGACGTGATCGAACGCGGCACCCGCCTGCTCGACGTGTTCCTGCTCGGGCAGTTCACCTCCGAGAGAGCGGTGGGCATCTACTTCTTCGCCAAGGAAGTGGCGAGCCTGCCGCAGAAGCTGAAAACGAGTTTCGAGCCGATCCTCTCTCCGGTGGTCACGAAAAACCTCAAGATCGGCAATTATTCCGCCATAGCCGCGCAGGTGCGCCAAGTGGGCTTCTGGATTATCGCGGTACAGGTGGCGATTGCGCTGGCGCTGGCGATACCGGGAGAAGCGGTGATGGGCCTGGGCGGCCCCGCCATCGTCGGCGGCACCGGGGCGCTGGCCTTGCTGCTCGCAGCGGAAGTTGTCGCATCGATGGCGGTCGTATCGGAAAGCGTGCTGGTCTACATGGCGCGCAAGCGCAATCTGGCGATCTCGATCGGGATCATCGCGCTGCAAGGCGCCCTGACGGTAGGCCTGATTTTGGCCACCGAAGCGCTGATGCTGAGCGAAGGGTTCAAGGCTGCAGGCGCTGCCATGGCGCTGTTCCTGGCGCTGGGCGTGTCCAGCCTGATCAAGGCCTTGCTGCTCAAGCGGCTTCTCAAGGCGCCGGTCGGCAACTGGCGCTGGGGCTTGGTGTGGGCTACGGGACCGGCAGTCGTTGTCGGCTTCCTCGCCACCCTGCTGCCCGAATGGGCCGAGTTGGTATTTGGCATTCCGGCAATCCTGCTGACCTATGGCTATGTCATCTGGCATCGCGGGTTTGGCCCGGAAGACCGCGTGCTGTTCCGCCGCAATATCGGCGGCGATGCCGCTTGA
- a CDS encoding NAD(P)H-dependent glycerol-3-phosphate dehydrogenase → MSRPAPVGVLGAGAWGTALAQMLASDGREVLIWALEPEVVNEINRDHRNTPYLPSATLNPTIRATGRLADFAGIDIVLAVTPAQHLGNVLGQMTTAPRDLVLCSKGIEAGSGRLMNDVAQEAASSSEVAVLSGPTFAHEVAAGLPTAVTLACSGGEAQWDRLAPAIARPTFRPYYSEDVTGAEIGGSIKNVLAIACGVVEGLGLGQNARAALIARGYAEMLRFGEALGAERDTLAGLCGLGDLVLTCSSTSSRNFSLGKALGEGGDAGALMADRRTVAEGAYTAPVLMQLAQQRDIAMPIVAAVNALLGGAAPGRVVQELLSRPLTTERGEPA, encoded by the coding sequence ATGAGCCGCCCTGCCCCCGTAGGCGTGCTGGGCGCCGGTGCCTGGGGCACGGCGCTGGCGCAAATGCTCGCGAGCGACGGGCGCGAAGTGCTGATCTGGGCGCTTGAGCCCGAGGTCGTGAACGAGATCAACCGCGACCATCGCAACACGCCTTATCTGCCGTCAGCCACGCTCAACCCCACCATCCGGGCAACCGGCAGACTCGCCGATTTCGCTGGTATCGACATTGTGCTGGCGGTCACCCCCGCGCAACACCTTGGCAACGTGCTGGGCCAGATGACCACGGCACCGCGCGACCTGGTGCTGTGCAGCAAGGGAATCGAAGCGGGCAGCGGACGTCTGATGAACGATGTCGCTCAGGAAGCCGCGTCTTCAAGCGAAGTGGCGGTGCTTTCCGGCCCGACCTTTGCGCATGAAGTCGCCGCAGGCCTGCCGACCGCCGTGACGCTGGCATGCAGCGGCGGCGAAGCCCAGTGGGACCGGCTCGCCCCGGCGATCGCCCGCCCCACGTTCCGCCCGTATTACAGCGAAGACGTGACAGGCGCGGAGATTGGCGGATCTATCAAGAATGTGCTGGCGATTGCCTGCGGCGTGGTTGAAGGGTTAGGCCTGGGCCAGAACGCGCGCGCGGCACTGATCGCGCGCGGCTATGCAGAGATGCTGCGGTTCGGCGAGGCATTGGGCGCAGAGCGCGACACACTGGCCGGCCTGTGCGGGCTTGGGGATCTGGTGCTCACTTGCAGCAGCACGTCCAGCCGCAACTTCTCGCTCGGCAAGGCGCTGGGTGAAGGCGGCGATGCCGGGGCGCTGATGGCCGATCGGCGAACCGTGGCCGAGGGGGCCTACACAGCGCCGGTGCTGATGCAACTGGCGCAGCAACGCGACATAGCCATGCCGATCGTCGCGGCGGTCAATGCCCTGCTTGGCGGCGCCGCACCTGGACGGGTTGTGCAGGAGCTTCTGTCCCGCCCGCTTACCACTGAACGCGGCGAACCGGCGTGA
- the tsaD gene encoding tRNA (adenosine(37)-N6)-threonylcarbamoyltransferase complex transferase subunit TsaD, whose product MSTKPRIVLGIESSCDETAVALVASDRTILAQQVASQVAEHAPYGGVVPEIAARAHAEKLAPMLGSVMREAGLTLADCDAIAATAGPGLIGGVMVGLVTAKALAMASDTPLMAINHLEGHALSPRLADPALEFPYLLLLVSGGHCQILLVEGVGDYRRLATTIDDALGEAFDKSAKILGLGYPGGPALERLAKQGDPQAVPLPRPLAGSSEPHFSFAGLKSAVLRAKESGRHADADIAASFQQAAIDCLTDRLEHALDRIDPPPHLVVAGGVAANQSVRTALEGLASRRAMGFTAPPMALCTDNAAMIAWAGCERLPLGQFDRLDVAARPRWPLDPAAEPARGAGVKA is encoded by the coding sequence ATGAGCACAAAGCCGCGGATCGTTTTGGGCATTGAATCCAGTTGCGACGAAACCGCCGTGGCATTGGTGGCGAGCGATCGGACAATACTGGCCCAGCAGGTCGCCTCGCAAGTGGCCGAACACGCACCCTATGGCGGGGTCGTGCCGGAAATCGCGGCGCGCGCGCATGCCGAAAAGCTCGCGCCGATGCTCGGCAGCGTGATGCGCGAGGCTGGCCTGACGCTGGCCGATTGCGACGCGATTGCGGCGACCGCCGGGCCGGGCCTGATCGGCGGGGTGATGGTCGGGCTGGTCACAGCTAAGGCGCTGGCGATGGCTTCGGATACGCCGTTAATGGCGATCAACCACCTCGAAGGACACGCTCTGAGCCCGCGGCTGGCCGATCCCGCGCTCGAATTTCCCTATTTGCTGCTGCTGGTTTCAGGCGGGCACTGCCAGATCCTGTTGGTCGAAGGCGTGGGCGATTATCGCCGCCTCGCCACCACCATCGACGACGCGCTGGGCGAAGCCTTTGACAAAAGCGCTAAAATTCTCGGCCTTGGCTATCCCGGCGGTCCGGCGCTGGAACGGCTCGCCAAACAGGGTGATCCGCAAGCGGTGCCCCTGCCGCGCCCGCTGGCGGGCTCAAGCGAGCCGCATTTCTCATTCGCCGGGCTAAAAAGCGCCGTTTTGCGCGCGAAAGAGAGCGGCAGGCACGCCGATGCCGATATCGCCGCAAGTTTCCAGCAGGCCGCGATCGATTGCCTGACCGACCGGCTGGAGCATGCGCTGGACCGGATTGATCCGCCGCCGCACCTGGTTGTCGCAGGCGGTGTTGCAGCAAACCAGTCTGTGCGGACCGCGCTTGAAGGGCTTGCTTCGCGCCGCGCCATGGGCTTCACCGCTCCGCCAATGGCGCTGTGTACCGATAATGCCGCGATGATCGCTTGGGCCGGCTGCGAGCGGCTGCCGCTGGGGCAGTTCGACAGGCTCGATGTGGCCGCGCGGCCGCGCTGGCCGCTCGACCCCGCAGCCGAGCCGGCGCGCGGGGCGGGGGTCAAGGCATGA
- a CDS encoding uroporphyrinogen-III synthase, with protein MRVFAIRPEPGLSSTIAVGAAHGLPITGFPLSRIAPCGWTLPELGGIDALLVGSANAFRHGGDKLEALHHLPVLAVGKTTAAAAEKAGFRVAASGTGGLQALLDTLEPGPRCLLRLAGEDHVPLQLPPGTELILRVVYRVQDTEISPEFENELRKGALILLHSAGAAQHFAQECDRLGLDRGSIALAALGPRILEPVGEGWLDARSASTPAEPALLALARDMCQ; from the coding sequence ATGCGGGTTTTCGCGATCCGGCCCGAGCCGGGGCTGTCTTCCACCATAGCGGTCGGAGCCGCACACGGTCTGCCGATCACCGGTTTCCCGCTGTCGCGCATTGCGCCGTGCGGCTGGACGCTGCCTGAACTCGGCGGGATCGATGCCCTGCTGGTCGGCAGCGCCAATGCTTTTCGTCACGGAGGGGACAAGCTGGAGGCTCTGCATCATTTGCCGGTTCTGGCGGTCGGCAAGACGACTGCGGCAGCGGCAGAGAAGGCCGGATTCAGGGTCGCGGCCAGCGGCACGGGCGGACTTCAAGCATTGCTCGATACACTCGAACCGGGGCCCCGGTGCCTGCTGCGCCTGGCGGGAGAGGATCATGTCCCGTTGCAGCTGCCACCCGGTACCGAGCTGATACTTCGTGTCGTCTATCGGGTGCAAGACACGGAAATATCACCCGAATTCGAGAATGAATTGCGAAAAGGGGCGCTGATCCTGCTGCATTCTGCAGGAGCGGCGCAGCATTTTGCCCAGGAATGCGACCGGCTGGGGCTTGATCGAGGCTCGATTGCGTTGGCCGCGCTGGGCCCGCGGATACTCGAGCCGGTCGGCGAGGGCTGGCTTGACGCGCGGTCTGCCTCTACACCCGCTGAGCCCGCACTGCTGGCCTTGGCGCGGGACATGTGCCAATGA
- a CDS encoding UbiH/UbiF/VisC/COQ6 family ubiquinone biosynthesis hydroxylase, with the protein MPDSTPDKRDLLIIGGGLVGMTLALAAARKGFSSHVVDRADPAELTAEGFDGRASAISTASWNLFTNIGIAEALEPYGCPIDSIAVTDQMKPGRIDFTPAPHDGTLGRMFANRQLRLALFEAAKDEPLIAWHAPVDVTARTRGEFGVSATLGDGTVLEAALMIGAEGRFSPSREEEGLKMAKWDYHHRAIIVGLTHAKPHDNVAWEIFYPDGPFALLPMLDGPDGTHHSSLVWTVDEKDAAGVLKLSDRAFLAEVVKRMGDILGEVQLNSQRSSYPLSLQHTARITGERLVLVGDSAHGMHPIAGQGLNLGLRDVGALVEVLEEARRLGMDLGDAQALKRYENWRALDSIMVMGATDGLTRLFGLRGKAASAVRRLGMAGVQRMPMLKHWFMDEARGVSGDAPALLRG; encoded by the coding sequence ATGCCTGACTCAACACCTGACAAGCGCGATCTCCTGATCATCGGCGGCGGCCTGGTTGGTATGACGCTGGCGCTGGCGGCGGCGCGCAAGGGCTTTTCCAGCCATGTGGTGGATCGCGCCGATCCCGCCGAACTGACTGCTGAGGGGTTTGACGGGCGCGCCTCGGCCATTTCAACCGCCAGCTGGAACCTGTTCACCAATATCGGCATCGCTGAAGCGCTTGAGCCCTATGGTTGCCCGATCGATTCTATCGCCGTGACCGACCAGATGAAACCTGGCCGGATCGATTTCACGCCCGCACCGCATGACGGCACGCTGGGCCGCATGTTCGCCAACCGCCAGCTGCGCCTTGCGCTGTTCGAAGCCGCCAAAGACGAGCCGCTGATTGCCTGGCACGCACCGGTCGATGTCACCGCGCGCACCCGCGGGGAATTCGGCGTTTCCGCCACGCTGGGCGATGGCACAGTGCTCGAAGCCGCGCTGATGATCGGCGCCGAAGGTCGCTTTTCGCCGAGCCGCGAGGAAGAAGGGCTCAAGATGGCGAAGTGGGACTATCACCACCGCGCCATCATCGTCGGCCTGACCCACGCCAAGCCGCATGACAATGTCGCATGGGAGATCTTCTATCCCGATGGCCCCTTCGCGCTACTTCCGATGCTCGACGGACCGGACGGCACGCATCACAGTTCGCTGGTCTGGACCGTTGACGAGAAGGACGCAGCAGGCGTGCTGAAATTGTCCGACCGGGCGTTCCTGGCCGAAGTGGTCAAGCGGATGGGCGATATTCTGGGAGAGGTGCAGCTCAACAGCCAGCGTTCGTCCTATCCGCTCAGCCTGCAGCACACCGCGCGCATTACCGGCGAGCGGCTGGTTCTGGTCGGCGATTCCGCGCACGGCATGCACCCGATCGCGGGCCAGGGGCTCAATCTGGGATTGCGCGATGTCGGCGCGCTGGTGGAAGTGCTGGAGGAAGCGCGGCGGCTTGGGATGGACCTGGGCGATGCGCAGGCGCTCAAGCGTTACGAGAATTGGCGCGCGCTCGATTCGATCATGGTGATGGGGGCAACCGACGGGCTGACCCGCCTGTTTGGCCTGCGCGGCAAGGCCGCTTCAGCGGTGCGACGCCTGGGCATGGCGGGTGTCCAGCGCATGCCCATGCTAAAGCACTGGTTCATGGACGAAGCCCGCGGAGTCTCTGGCGACGCGCCCGCCCTGCTCCGCGGTTGA
- a CDS encoding thioredoxin family protein — protein MTQASMFNRFRAIWALLALLSLAALAGVARAQDNNLVASLHAAGPVVPGEELTLAIHFEPVSDEWHGYWSNPGDAGLGMQLSWDLPDGWQAGEPLYPVPQTLRISGLMNHVYKGPYSVLVPITVPAGFTASGPVPIAVEGQWLACTDAICVPEQGRMSATLVSDPAAFVSDQRFPAWRAAIAPPLDRTGQFEFSAGKLRVAIPIPASMALNQPHLFVRTERVADYAAPQMFRRDGDTLVVEIPLKGGAEPDRIEGILSLGGGNGIRFEAEPGAVPTGGELIAGEAATETPPIWLLLLGALAGGLLLNIMPCVFPILSLKAISLARAGESEAQARKEGLAYTAGVVLACVALGAVMLALRAAGEQVGWAFQLQEPGVVVFLLLLAAAITANFAGLFELPSLSFTRSGEPASAFATGLLAAFVATPCTGPFMAVALGAALLLPPVQALVLFATLGLGLALPFLLIGLVPALRRMLPKPGTWMNTFRRVMAIPMGLTALALVWLTARIGGQGFAMFALVMTAGVIIALMVVGRLQQRGKMAWPAFGLIAAPFLIFGFFALPASYAEQVTDTSQSLLKPQAFSEAALAEARASGKPVFVWFTADWCVTCKVNEGVAIEREATRAAFDQAGVIAMVGDWTRRDAEISTFLNQQGAAGVPLYLWYEPGGEGEQLPQVLTADMLTERAQRPR, from the coding sequence GTGACCCAAGCAAGCATGTTCAACCGTTTCCGGGCGATTTGGGCCCTGCTGGCGTTGCTCAGCCTTGCTGCACTCGCCGGTGTCGCGCGCGCGCAAGACAACAATCTTGTTGCCAGCCTGCATGCTGCCGGACCTGTAGTGCCCGGTGAAGAACTGACATTGGCGATCCATTTTGAGCCGGTCTCCGACGAATGGCACGGCTACTGGTCGAATCCCGGCGATGCAGGGCTGGGCATGCAGCTGAGCTGGGACTTGCCGGATGGCTGGCAGGCGGGCGAGCCGCTTTATCCCGTGCCGCAGACGCTGCGGATCAGCGGGCTGATGAACCATGTCTACAAGGGGCCTTATAGCGTGCTGGTGCCGATCACGGTGCCGGCCGGCTTCACGGCGTCAGGCCCTGTCCCAATAGCGGTTGAGGGCCAATGGCTCGCCTGTACCGATGCGATTTGCGTGCCCGAACAGGGCCGGATGAGCGCAACTCTGGTCAGTGACCCGGCAGCGTTTGTTTCAGATCAGCGTTTCCCGGCATGGCGTGCTGCGATTGCGCCGCCGCTCGATCGTACGGGCCAGTTCGAATTCAGCGCGGGCAAGCTGCGGGTGGCGATCCCGATCCCAGCATCGATGGCACTCAATCAGCCGCACCTGTTCGTGCGGACCGAACGCGTTGCAGACTACGCTGCGCCGCAGATGTTTCGCCGTGATGGCGACACGCTTGTGGTCGAAATCCCGTTGAAGGGCGGGGCAGAGCCTGACCGGATCGAAGGCATTCTGTCGCTGGGCGGCGGCAACGGCATTCGCTTTGAAGCGGAGCCCGGCGCAGTGCCGACCGGCGGTGAACTCATCGCGGGAGAGGCCGCCACTGAGACACCGCCGATCTGGTTGCTGCTCTTGGGTGCGCTGGCAGGCGGGTTGCTGCTCAACATCATGCCCTGCGTCTTCCCGATCCTGAGCCTCAAGGCGATCAGCCTTGCGCGCGCAGGCGAAAGCGAGGCGCAAGCGCGCAAGGAAGGGCTGGCCTACACCGCCGGGGTCGTGCTGGCCTGCGTCGCGCTAGGTGCGGTCATGCTGGCGCTACGTGCCGCTGGCGAGCAGGTTGGCTGGGCCTTCCAGCTGCAGGAGCCGGGCGTTGTCGTGTTCCTGTTGCTGCTGGCGGCGGCGATTACCGCCAATTTCGCTGGGTTGTTCGAACTGCCCTCTCTGTCATTCACGCGCAGCGGCGAGCCGGCCAGTGCCTTTGCCACCGGATTGCTCGCAGCGTTTGTAGCGACGCCGTGCACCGGCCCGTTCATGGCGGTGGCGCTGGGTGCAGCGCTGTTGCTGCCGCCGGTGCAGGCATTGGTGCTGTTCGCCACGCTGGGACTGGGGCTGGCGCTGCCGTTCCTGTTGATCGGCCTCGTACCTGCGCTGCGGCGCATGCTGCCCAAGCCCGGTACGTGGATGAACACCTTCCGGCGCGTGATGGCGATCCCGATGGGGCTGACAGCACTCGCACTCGTGTGGCTGACAGCGCGGATTGGCGGGCAGGGCTTTGCCATGTTCGCGCTGGTAATGACCGCAGGCGTGATCATTGCGCTGATGGTGGTGGGCCGTTTGCAGCAGCGCGGCAAGATGGCCTGGCCTGCGTTTGGGCTGATTGCTGCACCCTTCCTGATCTTCGGCTTTTTCGCGTTACCCGCCAGCTATGCCGAGCAGGTTACGGATACTTCGCAATCGCTGCTCAAGCCGCAAGCCTTCAGCGAAGCCGCGCTCGCCGAAGCGCGCGCCAGTGGCAAGCCGGTGTTCGTATGGTTCACGGCTGACTGGTGCGTAACCTGCAAGGTCAATGAAGGCGTGGCGATCGAACGCGAGGCAACCCGGGCCGCGTTCGACCAGGCCGGCGTGATCGCCATGGTGGGTGACTGGACGCGGCGCGACGCCGAAATCAGCACCTTCCTCAACCAGCAAGGTGCGGCGGGCGTGCCGCTTTACCTGTGGTACGAGCCGGGCGGGGAGGGCGAGCAACTGCCGCAGGTGCTCACCGCCGATATGCTTACGGAGCGGGCACAGCGTCCGCGCTAG
- a CDS encoding peptidase S10, translating into MKHLLCAAALIALPLAAPVLADAPAEKASAPAAKIEPQVRTRDLVGTFGGQRINYRATIGETILTGEGDKQEAVIVTTSYVKQPRDPSRPVFFMYNGGPGSGSVWLQMGVFGPKRVAIPSDARDDGAPPYPILDNPDSLLDVADLVFIDPPGTGFSYLTEGTDPKKYYGLEEDAKAVAQVIRRWINDNGRWNSPKYLGGESYGTTRTAMVARELEGRTFNDVGLNGLILISTILDFAMREPTPGNELAYVVTLPNMAAAAYYHGKVQAPSVEAIAEEARQFAIGPFASALLKGQALPAAERSAVRAELSRLTGLSEEYLEQANLRVTDQRFYKELLRDRGLTIGRLDARYTGTDYDNAGETPDNDPSFYGIDAGYTAAINSWARESLGFQTDREYQSISGIGGQWNWSLGSGWGRNAYLNVAPFIGQAMRQNSQLRVFNAQGWYDFATPFFGAEYSLNRMGIPQDRVTLKYYDAGHMMYVRDEDRTKLSQDIRAFIRAR; encoded by the coding sequence ATGAAGCATCTTCTTTGCGCCGCCGCGCTTATCGCCCTTCCCCTAGCCGCGCCTGTCCTTGCCGATGCGCCCGCCGAAAAGGCTTCGGCACCCGCCGCAAAGATCGAGCCGCAGGTCAGAACCCGCGACCTGGTAGGCACCTTCGGCGGCCAGCGGATCAATTATCGCGCGACCATCGGCGAAACGATACTGACCGGCGAAGGCGACAAGCAGGAAGCGGTGATCGTCACCACCAGCTATGTGAAGCAGCCGCGCGATCCCTCGCGTCCGGTGTTCTTCATGTACAATGGCGGGCCGGGTTCAGGCTCGGTGTGGCTGCAGATGGGCGTCTTCGGGCCCAAGCGGGTTGCGATCCCTTCCGATGCGCGCGATGACGGTGCGCCGCCCTATCCGATCCTCGACAATCCTGACAGCCTGCTGGACGTGGCGGACCTGGTGTTCATCGATCCGCCGGGTACCGGCTTCAGCTATCTGACCGAGGGCACTGACCCGAAGAAATACTACGGGCTGGAAGAAGACGCTAAAGCGGTGGCGCAGGTGATCCGCCGCTGGATCAATGATAACGGCCGCTGGAACAGCCCGAAATACCTGGGCGGGGAAAGCTATGGCACCACCCGCACCGCCATGGTGGCGCGTGAACTCGAAGGGCGGACCTTCAACGATGTCGGGCTAAATGGGCTGATCCTGATTTCGACCATACTCGATTTCGCGATGCGCGAGCCCACGCCGGGCAACGAGCTAGCCTATGTCGTGACTCTGCCCAATATGGCAGCCGCAGCATATTATCATGGCAAAGTCCAAGCGCCCTCAGTCGAAGCGATCGCGGAAGAAGCGCGGCAGTTCGCGATCGGTCCCTTCGCCAGTGCGCTGCTCAAGGGACAGGCTTTGCCCGCTGCCGAGCGCTCCGCAGTGCGCGCAGAGCTCTCCCGCCTCACCGGCCTTTCGGAAGAGTACCTGGAACAGGCCAATCTGCGCGTCACCGACCAGCGCTTTTACAAGGAGCTGCTGCGCGACCGGGGCCTCACAATCGGGCGGCTCGATGCGCGCTACACCGGCACCGATTACGACAATGCCGGGGAAACCCCTGATAATGATCCCAGCTTCTATGGCATCGATGCGGGTTACACCGCTGCGATCAACAGCTGGGCACGCGAGAGCCTGGGCTTCCAGACTGACCGTGAGTACCAGTCGATCAGCGGCATCGGCGGGCAATGGAACTGGTCGCTCGGCAGCGGCTGGGGCCGCAATGCCTATCTCAACGTGGCGCCTTTTATTGGCCAGGCGATGCGCCAAAATTCCCAGCTGCGCGTCTTCAATGCACAGGGCTGGTATGACTTCGCCACGCCTTTCTTCGGCGCGGAATATTCACTCAACCGCATGGGCATTCCGCAGGACCGGGTGACGCTGAAATATTACGATGCGGGCCACATGATGTATGTCCGCGACGAGGATCGGACCAAGCTGTCGCAGGATATCCGCGCTTTCATCCGCGCGCGATGA
- a CDS encoding Gfo/Idh/MocA family oxidoreductase produces the protein MGHMKWGMIGCGSVTERKSAPAYSVVEDFSLKGVFGRNRSKAADYARRHNVALVFDSVMELVHSDEIDAVYIATPPDSHEELALAVAEARKPCCIEKPMAPRSQRVRTHP, from the coding sequence ATGGGCCACATGAAATGGGGCATGATCGGTTGCGGCAGCGTGACCGAGCGAAAAAGCGCCCCCGCCTATTCGGTTGTCGAAGATTTCTCACTCAAAGGTGTGTTTGGCAGGAATCGTAGCAAAGCCGCGGACTATGCCCGACGCCATAATGTCGCGCTGGTGTTCGACAGCGTAATGGAACTGGTGCACTCCGACGAAATCGACGCGGTCTACATCGCCACTCCGCCGGACAGCCACGAGGAATTGGCGCTTGCGGTGGCGGAAGCCCGCAAGCCATGCTGCATCGAAAAGCCCATGGCGCCGAGGTCACAGCGCGTGCGAACGCATCCTTGA